A single window of Eucalyptus grandis isolate ANBG69807.140 chromosome 1, ASM1654582v1, whole genome shotgun sequence DNA harbors:
- the LOC104450635 gene encoding shikimate O-hydroxycinnamoyltransferase: MISTFSRMIINVKGSTMVSPAKDTPRCTQWLANVDLMVPTLHTPSVYFYRPTRSDDFFDSRVLKEALSKALVLFYPVAGRLKRDENGRIEIDCNAEGVLFVEAETSSVVDDFGDFATLELRKLIPTVDYSGGISSDPILVLQVTYFKCGGVSLGVGMQHHVADGFSGLHFVNTWSDLARGLDVKLPPFIDRTLLRARSPPRPQFPHIEYQSPPALRVSPETTNSAPDSTTVSILRVTREWLDNLKTQAELDNGNTTRYSSYEILAGHVWRCACRARGLSDDQDTKVYIATDARMRLSPPLPQGYFGNGILTTTPIAVAGDLISKPVSYAAQKIHESLARMNDNYLRSALDYLELQPDLSALARGAHTFRCPNLGIVSWVRLPIHDADFGWGRPIYMGPGGIAYEGLSYILPSPTSDGSLSVAISLQTEHVKPFEKFFYDFPGESP, encoded by the exons ATGATATCAACATTCTCAAGAATGATAATCAATGTTAAAGGGTCGACTATGGTATCCCCAGCTAAGGACACACCAAGATGTACCCAGTGGCTTGCGAACGTGGACTTGATGGTCCCGACCTTGCACACCCCTAGCGTGTACTTCTACCGACCGACTAGATCGGATGACTTCTTCGATTCTAGAGTGCTGAAAGAGGCGCTGAGCAAAGCTTTGGTGCTGTTTTACCCCGTGGCCGGGCGGTTGAAGAGGGACGAAAATGGCCGGATCGAGATCGATTGCAATGCCGAGGGCGTGCTGTTTGTTGAGGCAGAGACAAGCTCGGTGGTCGATGATTTCGGGGATTTTGCGACTTTGGAGCTCCGAAAGCTTATTCCGACTGTGGATTACTCTGGTGGGATATCCTCGGACCCTATTTTGGTGCTACAG GTTACATACTTCAAGTGTGGGGGAGTTTCGCTTGGTGTTGGCATGCAGCACCATGTGGCCGATGGATTTTCTGGTCTACACTTTGTGAACACATGGTCTGATCTCGCTCGTGGACTTGACGTTAAGCTCCCTCCATTTATCGACCGGACCCTTCTGCGCGCCCGTAGCCCACCACGGCCTCAATTCCCTCATATCGAATACCAGTCTCCACCTGCATTGCGAGTTTCTCCTGAAACTACTAATTCAGCTCCAGATAGCACTACTGTTTCGATTTTAAGAGTTACTCGGGAATGGCTAGACAACCTGAAGACACAGGCAGAATTAGATAATGGAAACACCACTAGGTATAGTTCCTATGAAATCTTGGCAGGTCATGTCTGGAGATGTGCGTGCAGAGCACGTGGACTTTCTGATGATCAAGACACTAAAGTGTACATTGCAACAGATGCACGGATGAGATTGTCTCCACCACTTCCGCAGGGTTATTTTGGCAATGGGATCCTCACAACCACACCAATTGCTGTTGCAGGCGATCTAATATCAAAACCAGTATCATATGCTGCACAGAAGATCCATGAGTCATTGGCGAGAATGAACGACAATTACCTAAGATCTGCCCTTGATTACTTGGAGCTCCAGCCTGATCTCTCAGCACTGGCTCGCGGGGCGCATACTTTTAGGTGTCCAAATCTGGGCATTGTTAGTTGGGTCAGGTTGCCCATCCATGACGCAGACTTTGGTTGGGGCCGCCCTATCTACATGGGACCAGGCGGAATTGCATATGAGGGATTATCATACATATTGCCTAGCCCAACCAGTGATGGAAGCTTGTCCGTTGCCATCTCATTGCAAACAGAGCACGTGAAACCGTTTGAGAAATTCTTCTACGACTTCCCTGGTGAGTCACCATGA
- the LOC120289052 gene encoding chaperone protein dnaJ 8, chloroplastic-like, which yields MACAAGLMGKNGSSWIQLKNNERTLMEKRKACKNGVKISCSYSSSVADPYKTLRIHRSASKSEVKKAFRQLALQYHPDVCRGSNCKVQFHEINEAYEIVMSNFRGESNGPQMYESEEQRVDEPMRGMDDSDWDLWEEWMGWEGAGIRDYSSHINPYV from the exons ATGGCCTGCGCTGCTGGTTTGATGGGCAAGAACGGGTCTTCTTGGATTCAACTCAAGAATAATGAAAGGACGTTGATGGAGAAGAGGAAGGCCTGTAAAAATGGGGTTAAAATCTCTtgctcttattcttcttccgtTGCAGATCCTTACAAGACTCTCAGAATTCATCGCAGTGCTTCTAAATCTGAGGTCAAGAAGGCCTTTAGACAGCTCGCTTTGCAG TATCACCCAGACGTATGCAGAGGAAGCAATTGCAAGGTGCAGTTTCATGAAATCAACGAAGCATATGAG ATTGTGATGAGCAATTTCAGAGGAGAATCGAATGGTCCGCAGATGTACGAGTCGGAAGAGCAAAGGGTTGATGAGCCGATGAGAGGGATGGATGATTCAGATTGGGACTTGTGGGAAGAATGGATGGGATGGGAAGGAGCGGGAATCCGTGACTACTCATCACATATCAACCCTTACGTTTGA